From Rhododendron vialii isolate Sample 1 chromosome 10a, ASM3025357v1, the proteins below share one genomic window:
- the LOC131304355 gene encoding uncharacterized protein LOC131304355, which translates to MEMFQKAKTVRLRSHHDKYLLAEEDQESVCQDRQGSIQRAKWTVEFVDGVDGVVRLRSCYGKYLTATDEQFLLGVTGRRVCQTLPRKLDSKVDWEPIRDGFQVRLKTRYGNYLRANGGLPPWRNSITHDIPHRHTDWIMWEVDIVELRPEQPPPQLASPPPVRSDSLSESEPSSPSFHLRTPRSSKLESSDSIGGTSAKSEGRVIYYSVVEDDVKIEEGREEPSFHFKGHGLEELTAKLEEETGLEDVIVCLRNRLNGKLYPLRLDLPPNNATMHIVVVPSSSKVARDFAPEANTST; encoded by the exons ATGGAGATGTTCCAGAAGGCGAAAACGGTCAGGCTCAGGAGCCACCACGACAAGTACCTGCTAGCAGAAGAGGACCAAGAATCGGTGTGCCAAGATCGACAGGGATCGATTCAGAGGGCCAAGTGGACCGTCGAATTCGTCGACGGCGTGGACGGCGTCGTCAGGCTCAGGAGCTGTTACGGGAAGTATCTGACGGCGACGGACGAGCAGTTTCTGCTGGGCGTTACGGGAAGGAGGGTGTGTCAAACGCTGCCCAGGAAACTTGATTCCAAGGTCGATTGGGAGCCGATCAGAGATGGGTTTCAG GTAAGGCTTAAAACCCGCTATGGCAATTATTTGCGTGCAAATGGGGGATTGCCGCCTTGGAGGAATTCGATCACGCATGATATTCCTCACCGCCATACGGATTGGATAATGTGGGAAGTTGATATTGTTGAGCTTCGGCCTGAGCAACCCCCTCCTCAATTGGCATCTCCGCCGCCAGTTCGATCCGATTCTCTCTCTGAGTCTGAACCAAGCTCACCTTCGTTCCATCTTAGGACACCGAGATCCTCGAAACTCGAG TCAAGTGATTCGATTGGGGGGACATCGGCAAAGTCTGAAGGCCGGGTTATATACTATAGTGTTGTGGAAGACGATGTGAAAATTGAGGAGGGCAGGGAAGAGCCTTCTTTCCATTTTAAGGGGCATGGTTTGGAGGAATTGACTGCAAAGTTGGAGGAAGAAACAGGGCTGGAGGATGTTATTGTGTGTTTGCGCAATCGATTGAATGGAAAGCTTTATCCCCTTCGATTAGATCTTCCTCCGAACAATGCCACCATGCATATAGTTGTGGTTCCATCATCGTCCAAAG TGGCTAGAGATTTTGCACCAGAGGCTAACACTTCAACATGA